Proteins encoded by one window of Corynebacterium amycolatum:
- a CDS encoding F0F1 ATP synthase subunit gamma, which produces MANLRELRARIKSVNSTKKITKAQELIATSRITKAQRRVADSQPYADEIEKVIGRLASASSLDHPMLVEREGNQRVAVLVVTSDRGMCGGYNHNVLKKAAELRTALEEQGHEVVLYVTGRKGTDYYDFRGVELAGTWEGFSQDPDYAATHDVRRHLIDGFNATAEGTAKYREGLRGTNGEAVQGFDQVHVVYTEFVSMLSQIPRAHQMLPIEPVYEDVEIAQGEDMLSDGSDDLKPDYEFEPDADTLLAELLPQYVSRTLFAVMLEAAASESAARRNAMKSATDNATELVKDLSRVANQARQAQITQEITEIVGGAGALDDSGESD; this is translated from the coding sequence ATGGCGAATCTTCGTGAACTTCGAGCCCGAATCAAGTCGGTGAACTCGACCAAGAAGATCACCAAGGCCCAGGAGCTTATCGCAACCTCGCGCATCACCAAGGCGCAGCGTCGCGTGGCAGACTCCCAGCCGTACGCCGACGAAATCGAGAAGGTCATCGGACGTCTCGCATCGGCTTCGTCGTTGGATCACCCGATGCTCGTAGAGCGTGAGGGTAACCAGCGTGTTGCAGTCCTGGTTGTCACCAGTGACCGCGGCATGTGTGGCGGCTACAACCACAACGTCCTGAAGAAAGCTGCAGAGCTGCGTACCGCTCTGGAAGAGCAAGGGCATGAGGTCGTTCTCTACGTGACTGGCCGTAAGGGCACCGACTACTACGACTTCCGTGGTGTCGAGCTCGCCGGTACGTGGGAGGGCTTCTCCCAGGATCCGGACTACGCCGCAACCCACGACGTGCGTCGTCACCTCATTGATGGTTTCAACGCTACGGCCGAGGGCACTGCCAAGTACCGCGAAGGCCTGCGTGGCACCAACGGCGAGGCCGTTCAGGGCTTTGACCAGGTCCACGTTGTTTACACGGAATTCGTGTCCATGCTTTCTCAGATTCCGCGTGCACACCAGATGCTCCCGATTGAGCCTGTGTACGAGGATGTCGAGATTGCTCAGGGCGAGGACATGCTGTCCGATGGATCAGATGACCTCAAGCCGGACTATGAATTCGAGCCTGATGCAGACACCCTGTTGGCAGAGCTTCTGCCGCAGTACGTGTCCCGCACCCTGTTCGCAGTGATGCTCGAGGCCGCTGCCTCTGAGTCCGCTGCCCGTCGTAACGCTATGAAGTCTGCGACGGACAACGCTACCGAGCTGGTCAAGGACCTCTCGCGTGTTGCTAACCAGGCACGTCAGGCACAGATTACCCAGGAAATCACAGAAATCGTCGGTGGCGCCGGTGCGCTCGACGACAGCGGAGAAAGTGACTAG